One Corvus moneduloides isolate bCorMon1 chromosome Z, bCorMon1.pri, whole genome shotgun sequence genomic window carries:
- the C7 gene encoding complement component C7 has translation MKVLGIFLLLEVSGFFPIFSSPSSPVHCRWNSFGPWSECNGCTQKQIRRRTVAVYGQYGGNPCSGDAFETRPCTPRRGCPTEDGCGDRFRCFSGQCISRSLVCNGDQDCEEDGADEDRCEEKRTVCDIDKTPLNSELTGAGFDIIIGETKGRVIHTKSFGGQCRKVFSGDRREYYRLSESVLAYNFQVKVQNDFSYEFFNSTWSYMKRIDRYENSNRYKHTQNENLQKSKQLMVVENSVEVAQFINNRPDFLTLAEPFWKELFNLPVVYEYSVYRRLIEHFGTHFLQSGSLGGHYKVIFYMDTDKMKAEGVSITDLYKCTSSGWNALIVRKKKKECTKLDELLLTSSGSSGNKIKGDPYIEGGSPGAVAGLSYLDLDNPAGNSRMYTLWAASVTDYPRVIKKKLTPLYELVKEVPCSSVKKHYLKQAIEEYMAENDPCKCQPCQNGGETAVEGTQCVCYCKPYTFGAACELGALVQDQPGVVDGQWSCWSSWSPCSAGKKSRSRTCNNPSPRGGGKACLGEQHESRACEDEELQHLRLIEPHCFDLSINPTEFCSLPPLLENGFVQNAENSYPVGKSIVYACKHGYSLVGEPVAKCGSNLQWQVGERYCQETACLLPDLEGGLQGEPWKPVYEIGERIALSCPHSMHLEGAHSILCEPSLKWSPDVKTIQCKRPVPSVKPEVTEPKCQPWEKVHQSQCVCKMPYECGPSLDACATDQRTKRNMPLTVCKMHALECMGRKYSLTDAENCKIPQAAEIPCGSCRSWEKCNVASSICVCDEDGLCEEGGVQVCVEVSGSGARRTMTECEVGLLRCRGETVTLVSIRPCDTQSK, from the exons ATGAAG GTGCTCGGGATTTTTCTGTTGCTGGAAGTTTCAGgattctttcccattttttccag CCCTTCATCTCCTGTCCATTGCCGCTGGAATTCTTTTGGCCCTTGGTCGGAGTGCAATGGCTGTACTCAAAAACAG ATTAGGAGACGGACAGTGGCAGTTTATGGCCAGTATGGAGGAAACCCGTGCTCTGGGGATGCCTTTGAAACAAGACCATGCACCCCCAGAAGGGGATGCCCAACGGAAGATGGCTGTGGTGATCGGTTCAGGTGTTTCTCAG GTCAGTGCATTAGCAGATCCCTAGTGTGCAATGGCGATCAGGACTGTGAGGAGGATGGTGCAGATGAAGATCGATGTGAAGAGAAGAGAACTGTATGTGATATTGACAAAACGCCTCTGAATTCAGAACTCACAGGAGCAGG CTTTGATATTATTATTGGTGAGACTAAAGGAAGAGTCATTCATACAAAAAGCTTTGGAGGGCAATGCAGAAAGGTCTTTAGCGGCGATAGGAGAGAATACTACAGGCTGAGTGAAAGTGTTCTCGCTTACAATTTTCAG GTTAAAGTTCAGAATGATTTCAGTTATGAGTTTTTCAACAGCACCTGGTCTTATATGAAACGCATAGATAGGTATGAAAATTCAAACagatacaaacacacacagaatgAAAATCTGCAAAAG agTAAGCAGCTGATGGTTGTTGAGAACAGTGTGGAAGTTGCTCAGTTTATTAACAACCGCCCAGACTTTCTCACTCTTGCGGAGCCTTTCTGGAAGGAGCTGTTCAACCTTCCAGTTGTCTACGAGTACAGCGTCTACCGAAGACTTATTGAACACTTTGGGACACACTTCTTACAGTCTGGGTCTCTGGGAGGACAttacaaagttattttttatatgGATACTgacaaaatgaaagcagaag GTGTCAGCATAACAGACTTGTACAAGTGTACCTCATCAGGCTGGAATGCACTCATtgtgagaaagaagaaaaaggaatgcaCCAAACTAGATGAACTTCTACTGACTTCTTCAG GAAGCAGTGGTAATAAAATTAAAGGAGACCCTTATATTGAAGGAGGAAGCCCAGGTGCTGTTGCTGGCCTTAGTTATCTAGACCTGGATAATCCTGCTGGGAACAGTCGGATGTACACCTTGTGGGCTGCATCAGTGACAGACTATCccagagtaattaaaaaaaag CTAACACCGTTGTATGAGCTGGTAAAGGAAGTGCCCTGTTCCTCAGTCAAAAAGCATTACCTAAAACAAGCCATTGAAGAATATATGGCTGAAAATGATCCCTGCAAATGTCAGCCTTGCCAGAACGGTGGTGAGACGGCTGTGGAAGGAACACAGTGTGTGTGTTACTGCAAGCCTTACACCTTTGGAGCAGCTTGTGAGCTGGGAGCTCTCGTGCAAGATCAGCCAG GTGTTGTTGATGGACAGTGGAGCTGCTGGTCTTCCTGGAGTCCTTGTTCAGCAGGAAAGAAATCTAGGAGTCGAACCTGCAACAACCCATCCCCGCGTGGTGGTGGGAAGGCCTGCCTGGGAGAGCAGCATGAAAGCAGAGCATGCGAAGATGAAGAGTTGCAGCATCTTCG CTTGATTGAACCACACTGTTTTGATTTATCCATAAATCCTACAGAATTTTGTTCACTTCCTCCTCTCTTAGAAAATGGATTTGTTCAA AATGCTGAAAACTCCTACCCTGTTGGGAAAAGCATTGTTTATGCATGCAAACATGGATATTCTCTTGTTGGTGAACCTGTTGCTAAGTGTGGCAGTAATTTACAGTGGCAAGTTGGAGAGAGATATTGCCAGG AAACTGCATGTCTCCTGCCTGACCTGGAGGGGGGTTTGCAAGGAGAGCCATGGAAACCTGTGTACGAGATCGGTGAGAGAATAGCTCTGTCTTGTCCACACAGCATGCACTTGGAAGGGGCACACTCCATTTTGTGTGAGCCCAGCCTCAAGTGGTCTCCTGATGTGAAGACTATCCAGTGCAAAAGACCAG TGCCCAGTGTGAAACCAGAAGTGACAGAGCCTAAATGTCAGCCATGGGAGAAAGTACATCAGTCACAATGTGTGTGCAAAATGCCCTATGAGTGTGG tccTTCCCTGGACGCCTGTGCTACAGATCAAAGAACCAAGAGAAACATGCCTTTAACTGTTTGCAAGATGCATGCCTTGGAGTGCATGGGCAGAAAATACTCTCTGACTGatgcagaaaactgcaaaataccCCAGGCAGCTGAAATACCATGCGGATCGTGCCGTTCATGGGAAAAATGCAATG TGGCATCCAGCATCTGTGTTTGTGATGAAGATGGGCTGTGTGAGGAGGGAGGTGTCCAGGTCTGTGTTGAAGTGAGTGGCTCTGGTGCTCGTCGGACCATGACCGAGTGCGAGGTTGGGCTGCTCAGGTGCCGCGGGGAGACTGTCACCCTTGTCAGCATCAGGCCCTGCGACACGCAGAGTAAATAA